The genomic segment AAGGGCAGGTTATTGTTGGTGAGAAAAAGATTAATATAGTTGACCTGCCTGGAACCTATTCTTTGACTGCATATTCCCAGGAAGAACTTGTGGCAAGAGACTATCTTGTTAATGAGCGTCCCCATGCTGTGATTGATGTTGTGGATGCCAGCAGTCTTGAACGCCATCTTTATCTCGGGCTTCAATTCATGGAACTTGGAATTCCCATGATACTGGCTTTGAACATGATGGATGATGTTCGGAAAAGCGGGAAAAAGATTGATACTGAAAAATTGTCAGAACTTCTGGATATGCCGGTAATAGAAACTGTTGCCCGAACAGGTGAGGGTAAGCAAAAGCTTATCCAGGAAGCAGTCAGATATGCGGAAGAACGAAACGGGACCTGGAAATCCATAAAAATATCATACGGCCCTGATCTTGACCCTGTATTGCTGGATATGGCAGATTTGATTGAGAAAGAAAAATTTTTAACAGACCTTTATCCTCCCCGCTGGCTTGCTTTAAAATATATGGAAGGGGATGTTCAGATAAAATCCTTTGGGGACAAAGCAGGGGATATTGGAAAAAAACTCAATCAAATGGTTGAAAAAATTCAGAAACATTGCAGAGCTACCCTTGATACCTCTCCTGAAGCCATTATTGCAGATTACCGGTATGGATATATTGCCTCAGTTACCAGGCAGGGGGTTATAACATCAACAGGCCAGAAAGAAAGAATTATTTTTTCTGATAAAATAGACCAGGTACTGACCCACCGCATTATAGGTCCTTGTTTTATGATCGGTGTTTTGTACGCCATGTTTGTACTTACATTTTCTGTTGGTGAAGTACCAATGGGATGGGTTGAAGCTTTTTTTGCCTGGCTTGCAGGAGCTGTTGCAGGTTTTACATCTCCAGGGCTGCTCCAGTCCCTTATTGTTGACGGCATTATCGGGGGAGTCGGCGGGGTTCTTGGATTTGTTCCCCTGATTATGGTTATGTTTCTTGGAATTTCCTTTCTGGAGGATTCAGGATATATGGCAAGAATGGCATATATGATGGACAGGGTGCTGCGTATTTTCGGACTTCACGGATGCTCGGTCATGCCGTTTATTGTTTCAGGGGGGATTCCAGGAGGATGTGCGGTTCCAGGTGTTATGGGAACAAGGACATTAAGAAGCCCCAAGGAAAAACTGGCAACCCTTATGACCCTGCCTTTTATGCCCTGCGGTGCCAAGGTTCCTGTTTTTCTCCTTTTAGGCGGGGCTTTTTTTCATGGTGCAGCAGCAGAGGTTTTGTTCTGGATTACCATTGGCGCATGGCTTAC from the Desulfonema limicola genome contains:
- the feoB gene encoding ferrous iron transport protein B; the protein is MSQILNIALAGNPNAGKTTMFNALTGARQSVGNYPGVTVEKREGQVIVGEKKINIVDLPGTYSLTAYSQEELVARDYLVNERPHAVIDVVDASSLERHLYLGLQFMELGIPMILALNMMDDVRKSGKKIDTEKLSELLDMPVIETVARTGEGKQKLIQEAVRYAEERNGTWKSIKISYGPDLDPVLLDMADLIEKEKFLTDLYPPRWLALKYMEGDVQIKSFGDKAGDIGKKLNQMVEKIQKHCRATLDTSPEAIIADYRYGYIASVTRQGVITSTGQKERIIFSDKIDQVLTHRIIGPCFMIGVLYAMFVLTFSVGEVPMGWVEAFFAWLAGAVAGFTSPGLLQSLIVDGIIGGVGGVLGFVPLIMVMFLGISFLEDSGYMARMAYMMDRVLRIFGLHGCSVMPFIVSGGIPGGCAVPGVMGTRTLRSPKEKLATLMTLPFMPCGAKVPVFLLLGGAFFHGAAAEVLFWITIGAWLTAFAVSWVLRNTVIRGEATPFVMELPPYRMPTIKGIFIHTWERAWQYIKKAGTFILAVSILIWAAMTFPSLPDDKAKVFEDQRKIVEAQRAADLNPENQEIFKKEIAKINNMEAEAALKNSLAGKIGTSLESLTSIAGFDWRINIALMGGFAAKEVIVSTLGTAYSMGDLDNENAGGLSDRLKNDPKWDTRRALSLIVFVMLYAPCFITVVTMAKESSWKWAAFSVFYTTILAFLASAAVYQGGRFFL